The following coding sequences are from one Microbacterium wangchenii window:
- the pyk gene encoding pyruvate kinase: MRRAKIVATLGPATSSYEMVRAIIDAGVDVARLNLSHGDYSVHEANFANVRRAADDAGRPVAILVDLQGPKIRLGRFQNGPHELSAGDIFTITIDDVPGTKDLVSTTFKGLPQDVAPGDFLLIDDGKVRVRVIESDERTVTTEVVVGGPVSNNKGINLPGVAVNVPALSEKDEADLRWGLRAGADLIALSFVRSAQDVERAHVIMAEEGRRIPLIAKIEKPQAVDNLEEIIDAFDGIMVARGDLGVELPLEAVPIVQKRAVELARRMAKPVIVATQMLESMIASPVPTRAETSDVANAVLDGADAVMLSGETSVGEYPVTVVETMARIVASTEEHGLDRIAPLGAKPRTQGGAITLAAVEVADFVEAKFLCVFTESGDSARRLARIRSMIPMLAFTPEPGIRRRLALTWGVHATLVEHVPHTDRMFVQVDEYLLGRELAKVGDKVVVISGSPPGIAGSTNDVRVHRVGDAVHGAAPIYQADN; this comes from the coding sequence GTGAGACGCGCCAAAATCGTCGCCACCCTGGGCCCGGCAACCTCGTCCTACGAGATGGTTCGCGCCATCATCGACGCGGGCGTCGACGTGGCCCGACTGAACCTCAGCCACGGCGATTACTCCGTGCACGAGGCCAACTTCGCCAACGTGCGGCGAGCGGCGGATGATGCGGGGCGCCCGGTTGCGATCCTGGTCGACCTGCAGGGGCCGAAGATCCGTCTGGGCCGGTTCCAGAACGGCCCGCACGAGCTGTCCGCCGGCGACATCTTCACCATCACGATCGATGACGTCCCCGGGACGAAAGACCTGGTCTCCACGACGTTCAAGGGTCTCCCTCAGGATGTCGCGCCCGGCGACTTCCTCCTCATCGACGACGGCAAGGTGCGAGTGCGGGTCATCGAGTCCGACGAGCGCACCGTGACCACCGAGGTCGTGGTGGGCGGACCGGTGTCCAACAACAAGGGCATCAACCTCCCCGGCGTCGCCGTCAACGTGCCCGCCCTCAGTGAGAAGGACGAGGCCGACCTGCGCTGGGGGCTGCGCGCCGGTGCCGACCTCATCGCGCTGTCGTTCGTCCGCTCCGCGCAGGACGTCGAGCGCGCCCACGTCATCATGGCCGAGGAGGGGCGCCGCATCCCCCTCATCGCGAAGATCGAGAAGCCGCAGGCCGTCGACAACCTCGAAGAGATCATCGACGCCTTCGACGGCATCATGGTCGCCCGTGGCGACCTCGGCGTCGAGCTGCCGCTGGAAGCGGTTCCCATCGTGCAGAAGCGCGCGGTGGAGCTGGCCCGCCGGATGGCCAAGCCGGTCATCGTGGCCACGCAGATGCTGGAGTCCATGATCGCCAGCCCCGTCCCGACGCGCGCCGAGACCAGCGACGTCGCCAACGCGGTGCTCGACGGCGCCGACGCCGTCATGCTCTCCGGCGAGACCAGCGTGGGGGAGTACCCCGTCACCGTCGTGGAGACCATGGCGCGCATCGTGGCCTCGACCGAGGAGCACGGGCTGGACCGCATCGCACCTCTTGGCGCCAAGCCGCGCACGCAGGGCGGTGCGATCACCCTCGCCGCCGTGGAGGTCGCCGACTTCGTCGAGGCGAAGTTCCTGTGCGTCTTCACCGAGTCCGGCGACTCCGCTCGACGGCTGGCGCGCATCCGCTCGATGATCCCGATGCTCGCGTTCACACCGGAGCCGGGCATCCGCCGCCGACTCGCACTGACGTGGGGCGTGCACGCCACTCTCGTGGAGCACGTGCCGCACACCGACCGCATGTTCGTCCAGGTGGACGAGTACCTGCTGGGACGTGAGCTGGCCAAGGTCGGCGACAAGGTCGTCGTGATCTCCGGATCGCCTCCCGGAATCGCCGGGTCGACGAACGATGTCCGCGTGCACCGGGTCGGCGACGCCGTTCACGGCGCCGCTCCCATCTATCAGGCCGACAACTGA
- the polA gene encoding DNA polymerase I gives MTDSAKPTLLVVDGHSLAYRAFFALPVDNFSTKDGQHTNGIYGFLSMLVNLIKAEKPTHLAVAFDMARHSFRTDQYPEYKANRSETPSEFKGQIPILQDCLAAMSIPVLQKEGIEADDILATLATQGAEQGFHVLVCSGDRDTIQLVTDDVTLLYPNVQGVSQLKRYDPETVVAKYGLPPEQYPDIAALVGETSDNLPGVPKVGEKTAVKWLTQYGSLDALLENADKVTGVVGNNLREHLEDVRRNRRLNRLLRDVELPVTPADLEVRPIDAQAVRDIFARLEFRTLLPRVFEVAGADATGSDASIPVAQAPAAVQADAAALSAWIADAAGEIGVTLVLTGGRPTRIGLATAAGAVEADWTAETRDALADWLSSDSPKVFVDAKPQVKALLREGIDVGGLSLDVLLAGWLLRPSFPDKNLADLVARYLGEKLPEADPTQLVPETEGATPGQLSWFLLRVADALRAELPAPVATVLTDIELPTLQALAAMELAGVAVSHEKLSTFSGELAARADALAQEAYAAIGREVNLGSPKQLQEVLFDELELPKTRKTKSGYSTDAAALADLQETHPHPFLALLLQHREATKLRQIIESLDVAIDDTGRIHTTYLQTGSQTGRLSSTDPNLQNIPIRNEESSRIRAAFEVGEGYETLLTADYSQIEMRIMAHLSGDPGLIEAFNSGEDLHRFVGARVFGVAQEDVTPAMRTKVKAMSYGLVYGLSAFGLSKQLRIDQSEARELMMEYFARFGAVRDYLRTSVEKARVDGYTETIFGRRRPFPDLNSPNRVLRENAERAALNAPIQGSAADIMKIALFHIHADLGEAGLRSRALLQIHDELVLEVAPGEWDAAEQIVRTRMGDAADLSVPLDVQIGRGPDWNEAGH, from the coding sequence GTGACGGACTCCGCAAAGCCTACCCTCCTCGTCGTCGACGGCCATTCGCTCGCCTACCGTGCGTTCTTCGCGCTGCCGGTCGACAACTTCTCCACGAAGGACGGGCAGCACACCAACGGCATCTACGGATTCCTCTCGATGCTGGTGAACCTCATCAAGGCGGAGAAGCCCACGCACCTCGCCGTCGCCTTCGACATGGCGCGGCACTCCTTCCGCACCGACCAGTACCCCGAGTACAAGGCCAACCGGTCCGAGACGCCCAGCGAGTTCAAGGGCCAGATCCCGATCCTGCAGGACTGCCTCGCGGCCATGAGCATCCCGGTGCTGCAGAAGGAGGGCATCGAGGCCGACGACATCCTCGCCACCCTCGCGACGCAGGGGGCGGAGCAGGGATTCCACGTCCTGGTGTGCTCGGGCGACCGCGACACGATCCAACTCGTCACCGACGACGTGACCCTGTTGTACCCCAACGTGCAGGGCGTCTCGCAGCTCAAGCGCTACGACCCCGAGACCGTGGTGGCGAAGTACGGTCTGCCGCCCGAGCAGTACCCCGACATCGCCGCGCTCGTGGGGGAGACGAGCGACAACCTCCCCGGCGTGCCCAAGGTGGGGGAGAAGACCGCCGTGAAGTGGCTGACGCAGTACGGGTCGCTGGACGCGCTGCTGGAGAACGCGGACAAGGTCACCGGCGTGGTCGGCAACAACCTCCGCGAGCACCTCGAGGACGTGCGCCGTAACCGCCGCCTGAACCGCCTGCTGCGCGATGTCGAACTGCCGGTGACCCCCGCCGACCTGGAGGTGCGTCCGATCGACGCCCAGGCCGTGCGCGACATCTTCGCCCGACTGGAGTTCCGCACGCTGCTCCCGCGCGTGTTCGAAGTCGCCGGGGCGGATGCGACGGGGTCGGATGCCAGCATCCCGGTCGCGCAGGCCCCCGCCGCCGTGCAGGCCGACGCCGCGGCCCTGTCGGCATGGATCGCCGACGCGGCGGGAGAAATCGGTGTCACGCTCGTGCTCACCGGCGGTCGCCCGACGCGCATCGGGCTGGCGACGGCCGCGGGCGCCGTCGAGGCCGACTGGACGGCCGAGACCCGCGACGCCCTGGCCGACTGGCTCTCATCCGACAGCCCGAAGGTGTTCGTCGACGCCAAGCCGCAGGTCAAGGCGCTGCTGCGGGAGGGCATCGACGTGGGCGGCCTGTCGCTCGACGTCCTCCTGGCCGGGTGGCTCCTGCGTCCGAGCTTCCCCGACAAGAACCTCGCCGACCTCGTCGCGCGCTACCTCGGCGAGAAGCTGCCCGAGGCCGACCCCACCCAGCTCGTCCCCGAGACCGAGGGCGCCACCCCCGGTCAGCTGTCATGGTTCCTCCTGCGCGTGGCCGATGCCCTCCGCGCCGAGCTGCCCGCCCCCGTCGCGACGGTGCTCACCGACATCGAGCTGCCCACCCTGCAGGCCCTCGCGGCCATGGAGCTGGCCGGCGTCGCGGTGTCGCACGAGAAGCTCTCGACCTTCTCGGGGGAGCTCGCCGCGCGCGCCGACGCCCTCGCACAGGAGGCCTACGCGGCGATCGGGCGCGAGGTGAACCTCGGCTCGCCCAAGCAGCTGCAGGAGGTGCTCTTCGACGAGCTCGAGCTGCCCAAGACCCGCAAGACCAAGTCGGGGTACTCCACGGATGCTGCAGCCCTCGCGGATCTCCAGGAGACCCACCCGCACCCCTTCCTCGCGCTCCTGCTGCAGCACCGCGAGGCCACGAAGCTGCGGCAGATCATCGAGTCGCTGGATGTCGCGATCGATGACACTGGCCGCATCCACACCACCTACCTGCAGACGGGCAGCCAGACCGGGCGTCTGTCCAGCACCGACCCGAACCTGCAGAACATCCCGATCCGCAACGAGGAGAGCAGCCGTATCCGTGCGGCCTTCGAGGTGGGCGAGGGATACGAGACGCTCCTGACGGCCGACTACTCCCAGATCGAGATGCGCATCATGGCGCACCTCTCCGGTGACCCGGGACTCATCGAGGCGTTCAACTCGGGGGAGGACCTGCACCGCTTCGTCGGCGCCCGCGTGTTCGGCGTCGCCCAGGAGGACGTCACCCCGGCCATGCGGACGAAGGTGAAGGCGATGTCGTACGGCCTCGTGTACGGGCTGTCGGCGTTCGGCCTGTCCAAGCAGCTGCGCATCGACCAGTCCGAGGCCCGCGAGCTCATGATGGAGTACTTCGCCCGGTTCGGGGCGGTGCGCGACTACCTGCGCACGTCGGTGGAGAAGGCGCGCGTGGACGGATACACCGAGACGATCTTCGGGCGACGCCGGCCGTTCCCCGACCTCAACAGCCCCAACCGCGTGCTGCGCGAGAACGCCGAGCGGGCAGCGCTGAACGCCCCCATCCAGGGCAGCGCCGCCGACATCATGAAGATCGCGCTGTTCCACATCCACGCCGACCTGGGCGAGGCGGGTCTGCGCTCGCGCGCGCTGCTGCAGATCCACGACGAGCTCGTGCTGGAGGTCGCGCCAGGGGAGTGGGACGCCGCCGAGCAGATCGTCCGCACCCGCATGGGCGACGCCGCCGACCTCTCCGTGCCACTGGATGTGCAGATCGGACGCGGCCCCGACTGGAACGAAGCCGGCCACTGA
- a CDS encoding hotdog fold thioesterase — MSSTAPDTDSGLAWVAQRGMGALAEKMGFEWVEFTVERAVATMPVEGNTQPVGLLHGGAYVVLGESLGSMAANLYAGPGRLAVGVDINATHTRSATSGRVTGVCTPIHLGRSLTVHEIVVTDEQGRRCSTVRITNHIKDAPAE; from the coding sequence ATGAGCTCGACTGCCCCCGACACCGACTCCGGACTCGCCTGGGTGGCCCAGCGCGGCATGGGCGCCCTGGCCGAGAAGATGGGCTTCGAATGGGTCGAGTTCACCGTCGAACGGGCCGTCGCCACGATGCCCGTGGAGGGCAACACGCAGCCGGTAGGTCTGCTCCACGGCGGCGCGTACGTCGTCCTGGGCGAGTCACTCGGATCGATGGCCGCGAACCTGTACGCCGGTCCCGGCCGCCTCGCGGTGGGCGTGGATATCAACGCCACGCACACGCGTTCTGCGACATCGGGTCGCGTCACCGGCGTCTGCACGCCGATCCACCTGGGCCGCTCCCTCACGGTGCACGAGATCGTCGTCACCGATGAGCAGGGGCGTCGGTGCTCCACCGTGCGCATCACCAACCACATCAAGGATGCGCCGGCCGAGTGA
- a CDS encoding ANTAR domain-containing response regulator, whose translation MTEQEPPAASAPRRVVVAEDESLIRLDIVEILRDNGYDVVGEAGDGETAVQLATELRPDLVIMDVKMPQLDGISAAERLSKNHIAPVVLLTAFSQKELVERASEAGALAYVVKPFTPNDLLPAIEIALARYEQIITLEAEVADMVERFETRKLVDRAKGLLNEKMGLTEPEAFRWIQKASMDRRLTMQDVAKAIIEQLAPKKS comes from the coding sequence GTGACCGAGCAAGAGCCCCCCGCCGCATCCGCCCCCCGCCGTGTCGTCGTGGCCGAGGACGAGTCGCTGATCCGGCTGGACATCGTCGAGATCCTCCGAGACAACGGCTACGACGTCGTGGGTGAAGCCGGCGACGGCGAGACCGCCGTGCAGCTGGCCACCGAGCTGCGTCCCGACCTCGTCATCATGGACGTGAAGATGCCCCAGCTCGACGGCATCAGCGCCGCCGAGCGGCTGAGCAAGAACCACATCGCGCCCGTCGTGCTGCTGACCGCCTTCAGCCAGAAGGAGCTCGTGGAGCGCGCGAGCGAAGCCGGCGCGCTCGCGTACGTCGTGAAGCCCTTCACGCCCAACGACCTGCTGCCGGCGATCGAGATCGCCCTCGCCCGCTACGAGCAGATCATCACGCTCGAAGCCGAGGTCGCCGACATGGTCGAGCGCTTCGAGACCCGCAAGCTCGTCGACCGCGCCAAGGGCCTGCTCAACGAGAAGATGGGCCTCACCGAGCCCGAGGCGTTCCGCTGGATCCAGAAGGCCTCGATGGACCGCCGCCTGACCATGCAGGACGTGGCCAAGGCCATCATCGAGCAGCTGGCGCCCAAGAAGTCCTGA
- a CDS encoding glutamate synthase subunit beta — MADPKGFLKTTQRELPPRRPVPVRIMDYKEVYEAADPAMVRRQAGRCMDCGIPFCHKGCPLGNLIPEWNDLMWRGEGRAAIERLHATNNFPEFTGRLCPAPCESSCVLGINQPAVTIKQVEVSIIDEAFAHGWVEPEPPQRLTGKTVAVVGSGPAGLAAAQQLTRAGHTVAVYERDDRIGGLLRYGIPDFKMEKRHLEARLRQMRDEGTRFRAGVEIGVDISWSDLRSRYDAVVVTTGATVPRDLPIPGRDLAGVHFAMEYLVESNRAVAGDQVDHQISAHGKHVVVLGGGDTGADCIGTAHRQGALSVTNLAIGVQPPEARPSHQPWPMTPTLFEMSSAHEEGGERTYLASTVEFLGDGAGEVRALRVAETEFVDGRRVPKSGTEREIPADLVLIALGFTGPERTALEDQLGAQFTARGSVARDDDYATTADGVFVAGDAGRGQSLIVWAIAEGRAAAAAVDRHLMGATALPSPVRPADVAIGLQPA; from the coding sequence GTGGCTGACCCGAAGGGTTTCCTGAAGACCACGCAGCGCGAGCTGCCGCCGCGGCGGCCGGTGCCCGTGCGCATCATGGACTACAAAGAGGTCTACGAGGCCGCCGACCCCGCGATGGTCCGGCGCCAGGCCGGACGCTGCATGGACTGCGGCATCCCGTTCTGCCACAAGGGGTGTCCGCTGGGAAACCTCATCCCGGAGTGGAACGACCTCATGTGGCGCGGCGAGGGCCGCGCCGCGATCGAGCGGCTGCACGCCACCAACAACTTCCCCGAGTTCACCGGGCGGCTGTGCCCCGCCCCGTGCGAGAGTTCGTGCGTGCTGGGGATCAACCAGCCGGCCGTGACGATCAAGCAGGTCGAGGTCTCGATCATCGACGAGGCGTTCGCGCACGGCTGGGTCGAGCCCGAGCCGCCGCAGCGGCTGACCGGCAAGACCGTGGCCGTCGTCGGATCCGGCCCCGCGGGCCTGGCCGCCGCCCAGCAGCTCACGCGGGCAGGGCACACCGTCGCGGTGTACGAGCGCGACGACCGCATCGGCGGGCTCCTGCGCTACGGCATCCCCGACTTCAAGATGGAGAAGCGTCACCTCGAGGCGCGCCTGCGTCAGATGCGCGACGAGGGCACGCGGTTCCGCGCGGGCGTCGAGATCGGCGTGGACATCTCCTGGTCGGACCTGCGCAGCCGGTACGACGCCGTCGTGGTGACCACGGGCGCGACGGTGCCGCGCGACCTCCCGATCCCCGGCCGCGACCTCGCCGGCGTGCACTTCGCGATGGAGTACCTCGTCGAATCCAACCGCGCCGTCGCCGGTGACCAGGTGGACCACCAGATCAGCGCGCACGGCAAGCACGTCGTCGTCCTCGGTGGCGGCGACACCGGCGCCGACTGCATCGGCACGGCGCATCGGCAGGGCGCCCTGAGCGTGACGAACCTCGCGATCGGCGTGCAGCCCCCCGAGGCCCGCCCGTCGCATCAGCCGTGGCCGATGACCCCGACGCTGTTCGAGATGTCCTCCGCGCACGAGGAGGGCGGCGAGCGGACCTACCTCGCCTCGACCGTGGAGTTCCTCGGCGACGGCGCGGGCGAGGTCCGCGCGCTGCGCGTGGCCGAGACGGAGTTCGTCGACGGGCGGCGGGTGCCCAAGAGCGGCACCGAGCGTGAGATCCCCGCCGACCTGGTCCTGATCGCCCTGGGCTTCACCGGCCCCGAGCGCACGGCGCTGGAGGATCAGCTCGGCGCGCAGTTCACCGCACGCGGCAGCGTCGCGCGCGATGACGACTACGCCACGACCGCCGACGGCGTGTTCGTCGCCGGCGACGCCGGCCGCGGTCAGTCGCTCATCGTATGGGCGATCGCCGAGGGCCGTGCCGCCGCGGCGGCGGTGGATCGCCACCTCATGGGCGCCACGGCGCTGCCGTCCCCGGTGCGCCCGGCTGATGTCGCGATCGGTCTGCAGCCCGCGTAG